A stretch of the Methylacidiphilum caldifontis genome encodes the following:
- a CDS encoding DUF805 domain-containing protein — MEWYLSALRKYTDFFGRARRSEFWCYFLFNNLFLICLRILDQFLYVEYFELGNETPSYGPLSFIYWLATLIPSLAVTVRRLHDTSHSGKWLLIPILLLVGIFISGVAGIEWIVDLILILLLVWVLVFLLLLLRDSTPGDNQYGPNPKGIQNTHEGHYKAKLRSIAISKFIATSFIVSGWIIYAVTAVVSFILNLSIVIKVVGFWGGLIAFMVLPITLIFAPWYAGFAQHNWLPLIVTYGGTILGAGFIAIGHLITNRWEKHLS; from the coding sequence ATGGAATGGTACTTATCTGCATTGCGGAAATATACAGACTTTTTCGGGCGGGCACGACGCAGTGAGTTTTGGTGTTACTTTTTGTTTAACAATCTTTTTTTGATTTGTCTCAGAATTTTAGATCAGTTTCTCTACGTTGAATATTTTGAGCTAGGTAATGAAACACCAAGTTATGGTCCTCTTAGTTTTATTTATTGGCTTGCTACCTTAATACCATCCCTTGCAGTGACTGTTCGACGATTACACGATACCTCACATAGTGGGAAGTGGCTACTAATACCAATACTGTTGTTAGTCGGTATTTTCATATCTGGTGTGGCAGGTATTGAGTGGATTGTCGATTTGATATTAATACTGCTGCTTGTGTGGGTTTTAGTGTTTTTGCTTCTTTTACTGCGTGACAGCACACCTGGAGACAACCAATATGGACCTAATCCAAAAGGTATTCAAAACACACATGAAGGACATTATAAAGCAAAGTTACGATCAATTGCAATCTCCAAATTTATAGCAACTTCTTTTATTGTTAGTGGATGGATAATATATGCAGTCACAGCTGTCGTATCGTTTATTTTAAATCTTTCTATCGTTATAAAAGTAGTAGGCTTTTGGGGCGGCCTTATCGCTTTTATGGTCTTGCCAATTACCCTCATATTTGCTCCTTGGTATGCTGGCTTCGCACAACATAATTGGTTACCTCTCATCGTAACTTATGGAGGGACGATTTTGGGAGCAGGATTCATTGCAATCGGTCATTTAATAACTAATCGGTGGGAAAAGCATTTAAGCTAG